The genomic region GGCCCGCCGTCCCCTGCTGCTGACCCTCATCGCCACCCTGCACGTCAGTGGCGGCAGTCTGCCGGAGGACCGTGCTGAACTCTACCGCGACAGCGTCAACCTGCTGCTCTACCAGTGGCGGGCCAACCGCTGTTTTCGCAACTGCGATGGTCAGCCTCTTAGCCTGCCGGAACCTATATTGCGTGAATGTCTGCAGAAACTTGCGTGGTCGGCGCACAAGACCCAGCGTGAACAGCACGACAGCAATGGTGTCGCCAATATCAGTCGTAGTCTGTTGCTGGACGTCTTTGAACCCCTGCTGGCGACATTGGGCCGGGATGATCTGCTTGCCTACCTGGAGCAGCATAGCGGTATCCTTATCAGCAGTGGCCAGGACCACTACGCCTTTCCCCATCGCTCGTTTCAGGAGTACCTGGCCATGAGCTGGCTCAGTTCTCGCACCGATGATGCCCTGAGCCGCGAGGTATGCACCGATCCGGTCTGGTGGCGGGAGACCTTCCTGCTGGCGGTCCTGGAGCAGCGCAAGAAACCCCGCCCCGCCATCGGCTACATCGAGGATATGCTGGAGACTGCTGAAGAGGCGGTCGAAACCATCCGCCACCAGGTCTCGGTGTTGGCGGGCCTGAGCCTGATGGAACTGGGGCTGACTGGCCTGGACGACACCGGCTTTCCCCGTCAGCGTAAAAAGATACGCAGGCTCATTGTCGAACTTATCGAAGATTCCACCGCTTTAACAATCGAGGAACGGGCCGAGGCGGGGAGGGTGCTGGGTGGCATCGGAGATCCACGCCCCGGGGTCGGGCTGGATGAAAATGGATTACCCGATATTGAGTGGCGTGAGATCCCCGCCGCTGATGAAGTCAGCCTGGAGGACGATGCAGGTACTTTCCCGGTCGAACGCTTTTACCTGGCTCGCTATCCCGTCACCAATGCTAAATTCCAGGCCTTTATCGAGGGTGATGAAGGTTATGCCAACCCCAAGTGGTGGGAAGGGTTGGATGGTGGACCAGACTCCCTGAAAACACCTCGCCGGAGTGAACCCAATCACCCGCGAGAAAGAGTTAATTGGTACGAGGCGATGGCTTTCTGTGCCTGTCTATCCGAC from Gammaproteobacteria bacterium (ex Lamellibrachia satsuma) harbors:
- a CDS encoding SUMF1/EgtB/PvdO family nonheme iron enzyme — translated: MPDMVQRVEDREHLRELARRPLLLTLIATLHVSGGSLPEDRAELYRDSVNLLLYQWRANRCFRNCDGQPLSLPEPILRECLQKLAWSAHKTQREQHDSNGVANISRSLLLDVFEPLLATLGRDDLLAYLEQHSGILISSGQDHYAFPHRSFQEYLAMSWLSSRTDDALSREVCTDPVWWRETFLLAVLEQRKKPRPAIGYIEDMLETAEEAVETIRHQVSVLAGLSLMELGLTGLDDTGFPRQRKKIRRLIVELIEDSTALTIEERAEAGRVLGGIGDPRPGVGLDENGLPDIEWREIPAADEVSLEDDAGTFPVERFYLARYPVTNAKFQAFIEGDEGYANPKWWEGLDGGPDSLKTPRRSEPNHPRERVNWYEAMAFCACLSDRLGFRVSLPTEWQWQQAASSGNPGQDYPWGEKYESGQANINETRGDAGSHNLGRTTAVGIYPQGDSVQEVSDLAGNVWEWCMNEYGDPVNTQTSGTERRVLRGGSWIYDRDFARASFRNGFVGPDDRYDALGFRLSCSSPIMKD